Proteins from one Nicotiana tabacum cultivar K326 chromosome 23, ASM71507v2, whole genome shotgun sequence genomic window:
- the LOC107826488 gene encoding protein neprosin-like, translated as MLIRQRIVQVQQTLLVLYFLLSYNGVQGEKKLSKLEDSELEKQLKLLNKPAVKTIKKKYGDTYDCINFYKQPAFDHPLLKNHDIHPKIKLTLASTLQNSDMSAAHEDNESSGIWLKERGYPFETSNNSSEPKRSSISSQGYKLAIVQIPNDPNNKFAGAGMSASLWNPHIESQQHTACRLKIQKGSDSLQAGWRAGNTHRFNTLCPGFVIVSSKYPVDGVFDPVTQRGDKRDPNYKTTVRVDDSDRYGVMDVPHWRGGKYQHMAFYGGPVLANNHKKELSFAEELLF; from the exons ATGTTGATTCGTCAAAGAATTGTTCAAGTTCAACAAACTCTGCTAGTGTTATATTTTCTTTTGAGTTATAACGGAGTTCAAGGAGAAAAAAAGCTATCCAAACTAGAGGATTCAGAGTTGGAGAAGCAACTTAAACTTTTGAACAAGCCAGCAGTCAAAACAATTAAG AAAAAATATGGGGATACATATGATTGCATAAATTTCTATAAACAACCTGCATTTGATCATCCGTTGTTAAAGAATCACGATATTCATCCTAAG ATAAAACTTACTTTAGCTAGCACACTACAAAATTCAGATATGTCAGCAGCTCATGAAGATAATGAGTCATCAGGGATATGGTTAAAGGAAAGAGGTTATCCTTTCGAAACT AGTAACAACAGTAGTGAGCCAAAGAGAAGTTCCATATCCTCACAGGGATACAAG CTCGCAATAGTTCAaattccaaatgacccaaatAATAAGTTTGCGGGTGCTGGAATGTCAGCTAGTTTATGGAATCCTCATATTGAAAGTCAGCAGCACACTGCATGTCGACTAAAAATCCAGAAAGGATCAGATAGTTTACAAGCTGGGTGGAGA GCTGGTAATACACATCGCTTCAACACGTTATGCCCTGGATTTGTCATTGTAAGTAGTAAGTACCCTGTTGATGGGGTCTTTGATCCGGTTACACAACGTGGAGATAAAAGA GATCCAAATTACAAAACGACTGTACGTGTTGATGATTCTGATCGGTATGGTGTTATGGATGTACCACATTGGAGAGGTGGAAAGTATCAGCATATGGCATTTTATGGAGGACCTG tGCTAGCAAACAATCATAAAAAAGAACTTTCGTTCGCCGAGGAGCTTTTATTTTAA